The DNA window TTACGCTGGGCGGACTGACCGGCCACGCCCTGATTTCCAGGGAAACGGGAAGCGTGGAGCGCAACCAGTTTGAACAGTTTCTGCTGGAACATGAAATCAGGATGAAAAATAAGTGGAGCTGCAGTAATACCGAGACGATCAAAAAGGCGGTGATGAACGGAGAGGGGATTGCCATCCTTTCCAGGCTGGTGATTGAAAAGGAGATAGCCCGCGGTGAGGTTCACGCCCTGAACGTAGAAAATATCCGGATGAAGAGAAAAATCAAACTGATTTACCACAAAAATAAATTTATCTCCCAATCCATGGAGCGGTTTATAGAAATCTGTGCATCGGTTCAGCCCTAGAGCAATTTTCAAACACGCTCTAGCGTGCTGACACGTTTACAATCAGTTTGATGGCGCCTTCTATTTAGAACACCGGTGCAAATTGCAAAAATAATTCCCGCTGTCTGTATGCCTCATTTTGCAACAGACGGCGGGAATTATTTTTTGAATACGCTTTCATGTTCGTATTTCCCTTGTTAATGGATTTAAAGTGCAAGGCCGGTGGCCAGGTACATAACGGTTCCTACGACGCCGCTGCCGAGGATTACGGAAATGGAACCGGCTTTCTTTTTCCGGAGGAGATACAGGCCTCCGATGAAAAGAAGACATTCAATCACATGGAAATTTTCAAGCCTTGCGCCCTGAAGCCCGGACTGGAAAAGTCCCAGTAACAGGATGGACAGTCCGGCCGACCCAATCAGTGCCACAACGGCCGGACGCAGTGCGCCGAGTACGGTCTGAACGCCTGAGAAGCTGCGGTATTTATAATAAAAATGTGCCAGTGTGAGACAGATGATAAATGACGGTATAATGCAGCCCAGCGTACAGAGAATTACGCCAAAAGGCCCTGAAAGTCTCATGCCGACGAAGGTCGATGAGTTGATGGAAATCGGACCGGGCGTCATTTCTGCGATTGTAATTAAGTCGGTAAATTCCTCCAGCGTCATTAAGCCGTGGATATTTACAATCTGGTTCTGAATCAGCGGGATTGCGGCATAGCCTCCGCCGACACTAAAAAGTCCTACCTGGATAAAACTTAAAAATAATTTAATCAGCAGCATATGCTTCCTCCCTCTTTCCTGACTGTTTTCTCATAGTGATTCCAAGATCCACAAGGCCGATACCCAGGCAGACTAAGATGACTACCATGGCGCTGACGCCCAGGAAAAATGTTGCGGTGAAAGAGACCGTCATCATCCCCACATACAGGAAACGTCTTGTCTTGCATACATTGGCCGCCAGATTCCAAACCACATCCATGATAACCGCAGCAACTCCGGCCCTCATGACCTGAAGGGCGATTGCAATGTAGGTATTGGTACGAAACTCCGTGTAAAACATGGAAATGACGGAGATGATTAACATCGGCGGTATAATGGTGCCGAGGATAGCCGTCAGCGAGCCGATAATGCCGCCCATTCTATATCCGATAATAACAGAAGCGTTGACCGGAAGGGGTCCCGGCGAGGACTGTGTGATTGCCGTGATATCTAACATCTCACTCTCATCCAGCCACTTAAGCTCCTCCACAAATTTCTTTTTCATTAATGACACAATGACGAAACCGCCGCCAAAGGTACATGCGCTTAAAACAAACATTGATTTAAACAGAATCCATAACGTCTTAACGTCTGCCTTCTTATTCATAATCGTTTCCTTCTCCTTTTTATTCCATTCCTTTTTGTGCTTGTCGAATTCGATAGTTGGATTATATTTCATAACAATTAATATGTAAAATACATAAAGATAATATAATTAATAAGTAAATACCTATTAATTTTAGATTCATAAGCAAACCTGGAACTTTGTTTAACAGAAGGCTTCTTATATGGAAGAAAGAGGAATGAAATGAAAGCAGGTACGATAATAAAAAATAAAAAGATTTTCAAGTTCCGAAAGAAAATAACTTAACTTTCAGTTTTGTGATATACTTTTATTATGCCATATGGCGGAAGGGGAAAGCATATGTTTACGGACAAAAGAAGTAAAAAGGTTGTTTTTATTGCGCACTGTTTACTAAACCAAAATTCAATATCAGACGGTACGGCCGTATATCCTGCAGCATTTAAGGAGGTTATCAGACTATTTCTGGACAGGGACATCGGAATTGTACAGCTTCCCTGTCCGGAACTCTGCTGTCTGGGACTCGACAGAGGCAATAAATCGGGAGCGGACAGCCCGGTTGTGGAGGAAAACACCAGGATCCGCAGGGAGATGCTGAAAACAGACATGCATAAAAAATTATTGGATTTAGTGGAACAGGTAATACGCCAGATTACGGAATATCACAGCCACGGTTTTGAGATAGTCGGTATCGTAGGGGCGAACCGTTCTCCGAACTGCGGTATTGAGACAACCTCTGACTTTAATCAGGAAATAAGCGGCAGGGGTGTGTTTATGGAGGAGCTGGGGGCGAGGCTTGAAAAAGAAAATATCCGTATTGCGATGATTGGAATTAAAGATACTGACCGGATTGAGGAGAAAATAGGGCAGTTACTGGGAGGAGCGGTTTAAACCGATGAGTGATAGTTTACAGCTATTTACGGTTGCCTGCTGAAATATGCAGGAGAATTTATAAATTGAGAGGTGAATACGTGAAGGAAATAACCGCCTGGCATGTCGTTACGGACAGGCCTGTTATAAAGGGGCAGCATATACTTTTTAATGAAACACACCACAGCGGTGTTTATCAAAGAGTATATGAAAAGCTGGATATCGTGCAGGATATCTACGCCCACCCGCAAAACTATAAAGCAGAAACTCTGGAACATCATACAAGAGTGGCGATGAGGGAATTGGCGCTGGAAAAAGTGCGGAAGCTGAAGTATCCCGAATTTCCATCCAGAATGAGCTGCCTGTATGTTTCGGACAGCCCGGAGGAGGCCGAAAAGTGGGCCGGGCTTTTTACCGCATGGGGTAGACCGACTTATTCGATTGTAAAGCTGAGGATCAGGGGAAATCTGTTCACCGGCGATGCAAATAATTGTTTTGATGCGGTGCCCGATGAAAATGAGAATCTGTCACTGGCGGAACGTTACTGGAAGAATCTTCCCAACTTGCAGGGAGAGCCGCCTATCAGGGAGATATTGGCCGACGGCGATATAGAAGTGATGGAGATTGTAAAAGAGATAAATGCAAATACATAAGGGACTGTATTTTTCAGGGCATATATCAAAAGAGCCACAGGATTGTACCTGCGGCTCTTTTGATATAAAATAAGTTTTATTTTCCTTATCATTCCGGGAGTTTCCGGATAAGATTGTCCTGTGTCTGGTTTACGCTACGAAAGCATACATCATAATATAATGGCAGAAGCTTCCACCCATAACAAAGAGATGGAAAATCTCATGGGAGCCGAAGTTCTTGTGCCTGGAATTAAAGATTGGAAGCTTCAGTGCATAGATGATGCCTCCCACGGTATAAATGATGCCTCCGGCCAGAAGCCAGCCGAAAGCGGCTCCGGGCAGAGCCAGGACAATCTGCTTGAAAGCCAGGACGCAGACCCAGCCCATGGCAATATAAATCAGTGAGGAAAACCACTTCGGGCAGTTGATCCAGAGCGCATTGATAATAATGCCGGCCAGGGCAATCCCCCAGACAAGCGCCAGCATGGAATATCCCGATTTATCACCCAGGACAATGAGGCATACCGGGGTATAAGTTCCGGCGATCAGTATAAAGATCATCATATGATCCAGTTTCCTCAGGCGTTTATTAACTTCCTCCGAAATGTCAAGTGTATGGTAGATGGTGCTGGCCGCGTACAGAAGGATCATACTGACGATAAAAATAAGCAGGGCCGCAAAATGGATATGATCCGGTTCGTGTGATGCCTTCAGCAGCAGCGGAACTGCCGCCGCGCCTGCTCCAACCATGGCGATAAAATGGGTCAGTGCACTGCCGGGGTCTTTGACTTTAATTTTCATAATATTACCTCCTTACAACCTGTAGAAATTTTATTATGGATCAATACCGAACATTACCGGAAAATTCCATAATAGAATATAAAAACATGTAAAATTTTTGTCTGAGTTTTCTGCGGTGTCGGCAATCCGGTAAATGCCGCAGAGACGAGGTTTTGATTAATCTGTTATATAGTTTTTAAAACTATGTCTTATATATATTTATACTATACTCTTTTTTGTAAAAATATTCAAGACAGAATTATTATTTTTTTCAGAACAGCAACAGAAAGCAGGATTAAAATGTGGAGCGGCGGGAATTATGGTGGTTTGGTAAAATCTGACGCCGGTCTGCCGGATGTCACTTGAAGAACGGGCCTCGTCATAGTAAAATGATAGATAGCAGCCGGAAATGGATTGGAAAATGGCTGCTGAAACGAGATTTACTGGAAAAGAATCTAGGAAACGAGTATCTAAGAAGCGAGAATCCGGGGAACAGAAAAGCGAATATAAGCATTGAAAAGAAAGTCAAATTATAAAATAAGGGCAGAGGACAAATAATGTTAAATATACTATTTGAAGATCGCGATATTATGGTGGTGGAAAAACCGGCAGGGCTGGAGTCCCAGACCAGCCGTGGATTTGAGCCGGATATGGTCAGTGAAATCAAAAATTATCTGAAGAGAGCGGAGTTATCCCATTTATCCACAAAGCCGTCCACAAAAGCATCCACACGGCCTGTGGAACCTTATGTGGGAGTTATCCACAGGCTGGACAAGCCTGTCGGCGGAGTCATGGTCTATGCAAAGAATCAGAAGGCCGCTGCCTCCCTTAGTAAGCAGATTCAGGACGGCCGGATGAAGAAAATATACAATGCGGTAATATGTGGAAAACTTGTGGATATTGTGGGTAACTATGTGGATTATCTGTTGAAAGACGGGAGGAACAATTATTCCAGAATTGTGGATAAGAATACGCCGGACAGTAAAAGGGCGGAACTGAAGTACCGCGTGATAGATGTGAAGGACACGGAAAATATGACTGGCGCCGCAGAATTCGGGATAGATATGATTTCTCTTGTGGAAGTAGAACTGCTGACCGGCAGGCATCACCAGATACGCGTGCAATTTTCCGGTCACGGAACTCCTCTCTGGGGCGACGGAAAATACAATCCGCAGTGGGGGGGAACCCTGCCGTCCGGCATTAACACGCAGACGGTTCCCGGTCCGCTTAGAGGCAGAGGAGAACGGGAACTGGCCCTTGCCGCCGTTAAGCTGTCCTTTGCCCACCCCTCCACCGGCAAAAGCATGGAATTTTCCATGAAACCGCGCGGAAAGGCATTTGAAAGGTTCGGTGAACGATGAAGAGGATCAGGAAACATATTTATTTCAGCGGAATGGTTCAGGGTGTGGGTTTCCGGTACCGCGCCATGCATGCCGCCCAGAGTCTCGGCCTGACGGGCTGGGTTAGAAATCTCTGGGATGAGCGGGTGGAAATGGAAGTGCAGGGAGATGAGGAATCCATCAACCGGATGATCAGACAGTTGGAAGAAGGCCATTTTATCCGTATCACAGGGATAGAAGCAGAGGAGAAAAACATCGATGAGAGGGAGAGCAGTTTCCGTGTGATCGGATATTAAAAATTTTGAATATTTTTAATTGTTTTGCTTATAATACTGTCTGTACAAAAGAAGTACAAATCATAAATGGGCGAGACCATGGGTAAGCTCCTTAAAGAAACTGAAGAGAAGCTTACAAAAGAGGATGCAGGAATGTCGGAGTATGGTGAGATACAGACGATATTCCTGCGTTTTTTATTTTTAATGATAGACTTGTGGCAAAAAACATAAAAGGTGGAAATTAAGATTCCGTCCGATGATCCGGGCATAAGAAGGACGGCCTGTGGTGATACTAATTTCATTCAGAAAATATTATGGAAAGCAGGTGGGACAGATGCCGGAATTCACGGAAAAGCAGCGGAAAGTATTATTGACAGCGGGAGTGACGGCCGCTGTCTATCTTTGTTTTAAATTCCTTTTACCGCTGTTTCTGCCATTCCTCGTTTCATACCTGATTGCCTTAATTCTACGGCCGTCCGCGGCTTTTCTGGAGCGGAAACTGCGGTTTCAGATTAAGGGAAAACCGTACGGCGTGCCAATTGGGGTGATTGGAGGAATCGAAATTATTCTGGTACTGTCTCTTCTCGGCGCAGGCTTTTTCTATGGGGGACGGCGCCTTTTTATGGAAGCAAACCAGTTAGTCAATGCCGTGCCGGGCTGGATTCAGAGCTTTGATGAGTGGCTGACCGGCATGTGTCATTCGGTGGAGGCGTTCTGCCGCCTGAAAGAGGGCGTCCTGGTAAAAATGATGCAGGATGTGCTCCTGGGCACAGCCAGAGCGTTTAAAACGGCCACAATGCCAAATCTGGTAGTCAACTCCGTTTCCGTTTTTGGATTTTTCATCAAAGTGGCAATCATAACGGTCATTCTTTTCATCGCATCCATCCTTTCCCTCCAGGAGATGGATGAACTGAGGGAGAGACGGTACAATTCCATTTTCAGGAGAGAATTTTCACTCCTGGGCAGGAGACTGGCCCTGACGGGAAATGCATGGCTTAAAACCCAGTTCGTGATTCTCTTTCTGACTACCTGTCTCTGCATACTGACCTTAATAGCAATCGGAAATCCTTACTATATCATCGCAGGAATCGGAATCGGGCTTTTGGACGCTCTGCCCATCTTCGGGACCGGAACGGTCCTGATACCCTGGGGGATTTTTCTTTTACTGCAGAAAAAATGGTATCAGGGCCTGATGCTCCTGGGTGTCTATCTGGTGTGCTACTTCCTGAGGGAATTTGTCGAGGCAAAGCTGATGGGAAAAAAGATGGGCCTGTCGCCGCTGGAAACGCTGATGTCAATGTACGTGGGCCTGCAGCTTTTTGGATTTCTGGGATTTATCCTCGGCCCCGTTGGATTGATGCTGATAGAAGATCTGGTGGAGGAATACGATAAAAACAGCAGAAAAAAATGCGGCCCGGGAAACAGCAGCGGAGGCAGCGGTATGGACAACGGTGGCGGCTGTACAGAAAACAGCGGAGACAGCTAAATATTGTCGAAATACGCTGAAATAACTGCAACAGATCCATTAATTGTGATAGAATAGCAGAATAAGATAACAAAAATAATATAAGGGAACAAAGCAAAAACAGGAATGAAACCAGATAATATTCATCAAGGTTATAAAACAGAAATAGGTAAAAAACAATAAAACGGAGGAACAGGGATGAAACTCTATTACCGGGAATGCGGAAAGGGACAGCCAATGATCCTGCTCCATGGAAATGGGGAGGACGGCACTTATTTTGAAAAACAAATCCGGTTTTTCTCAAAGAAATACCGGGTGATAGCCATAGACACGAGGGGGCACGGAAAATCCCCGAGAGGGACGGCGCCCTTTACATTGGAACAGTTTGCCGAAGATTTAAAGAACTTTCTCGATGAAAAAAAGCTGAAGCGGATTATTCTTCTCGGGTTCAGCGACGGAGGCAATATTGCCCTTACATTTGCCCTGCGGTATCCTGAATATGTAGACCGTCTTATTCTAAACGGAGCGAATCTGAATCCGTTTGGAGTAACTCCTTCCGTTCAGATTCCGATTGCAGCAGAGTATGGACTCTGCCGACTCCGCAGAATGGCGCCAAAGCTGTCGGGGGAAAAAATGACCGTGAAAAAGGCGGCCGGCTCAGCGAAGACGCCCAAAGAAAGAGAGCGGTACAAGGGATCCCTGGAGCAGAAGACAGAGCTTTTGGGCCTGATGGTCAAGGGCCCCTGGATTCATCCGACAGAGCTTAAAAAGCTCAAAATGCCGGTACTTATCATTGCTGGAACACAAGATATGATAAGAGACGGCCATACCCGGCAGATACACCGTGCCATACCCGGAAGCAGGCTGAAGCTGATCCGCGGAGACCATTTCATTGCATTGAAAAAAAGCGCCGAATTCAACCACGCCGTAGCCGCATTCCTTCACGCAACGGAAGGAAGCATGACGATGACGATGAAACGCCTTTGGGCGGACCGCCATCCGGGGCGGTTAGATCACGAGGACGGGGTGGATTTTTCAGTGCTTGTACCGCTTGTCAAAAAAGACGGGGAATATCATCTTTTATTCGAAGTCAGATCCGACGTGCTGAAGAGCCAGCCGGGAGAAGTCTGCTTCCCAGGCGGCGCAGTGGAGCGGGGAGAGACGAGAAAAGAGGCCGCCATCCGTGAAACAATGGAAGAACTGGGCATTTACGAAAACCAGATTGATATGATAGCCCCGCTGGACATACTCATCACCCCCGCCAACATGGGAGTATATCCATTCCTGGCGGAACTTAAGGGATACCGCGGAACATTCTCAGCCGCTGAAGTAGACCATATATTCACGGTCCCTCTGAAATGGTTCCTGGCCCATGAGCCGGAATGCTATTCCACAGAGGTGCAGACAATACCGGGAAAAGACTTTCCATTTGAGTTAATCCCGAACGGAGAAGAATACCATTGGCGTAAAGGAAAATATAAGGTAATGTTCTATCAGTACGGGAATCAGGTAATATGGGGAATGACGGCCAAGATACTTCATTCCTTTATCCAGAGATGTAAAGAGGAAATGGGCATGAAAAAATAGTGGTCACGGCAATTCCCATTCTACACGAAAAAGAGGAAAAAGCGGCCGGCGGCCAGGCAGATGAGATGACCGAAGACTCACAACCTTCCTCCCCATCCCATCCAGCCTTCGCCACCCGCCCCTCATTTTTCACATCCCCTTCACCAGCACCTGCAGTTCCGTCAGATACTCCTCATGCCGTTTCGTATCGTTCATATCAATATGATACAGTTCCAGCGGCGCTCCGCAGCTCTCGCAGCCGGCGTCCCGGATACGTTCCATCAATTCTGCAAACACTTCGGATATCCTCTGTTCATACATCCCCCAGTAAAACAGCGACGCATAGTGCCCCTCCGGTATCACGGAGCTGTGATTGTCCCAGTCGCTGATGAAGAACACGGAACGGAAATGGTTATAAATTCCCTGTTCTATGCTGGCCGGATCCATCTCCGCGCCGAATCCCTTGATTCCTATAATATGGATATTGTCTTCATATCGGTTTTCCAGTTTTTTCAGGACAAAATCCACATCGTTTTCCAGAATGATGTCTTCCGTAAGCTGGAAACATGGCCTGGCATCGAAATGACGGATGGTGAATTTACGGTCCTCGGTCAGCCGATCCTCCAGCAGCTCTTTTTTACGCGTCTCAATATCCTTATATTTTTCCTTCAGCCTTGCAATCTGAGTCAGAATCAGGGCCTCCTCCTCTTCCAGAAGGCTCAGCGTGGACTCGATATCCCGGTTATTAATATATTCCCGTATCCGTTCCAGCGGGATATCCAGTTCTCTCAGGGAACGGATGATATTCAGCTTTCCGATATCCTGTACGCCGAAGATGCGGTATCCGTTTTGCCCCCGTTTGGGGGAGAGCAGCCCCTGTTCCTCATAATATCGCAGCGTGTCGCTGCAAAGTCCATATAGTCTTGAAATTTCTTTGATTTTATATGAATTGTTCAACTTTTCATTCCTCCCTTGACCTTCGTATTATACGAAGGTTTATAATAGAAGTCAAGAAGAGGAGGTTTTATCATGTTACTTAAAAAATTCTGCCGGTTTGTTATTCCCTCCATTATCTCGATGTGGATCTTTGCGCTCTACACGATGGTAGATGGAATCTTCGTTGCAAGAGGAGTGGGGGAGTATGCCCTGGCAGCGGTTAACCTGTCCATGCCATATACGATTTTTATCTTTTCACTGGGACTGATGATGGCAACGGGAACATCGACACTGATTGCAATCTTTATGGGAGAAGGGAAAGAGGAGGAAGCGCGCAATACATTTAACCAGAACCTGGTTATTCTTATAGCGGCAGGACTCAGTGTTTCCCTCCTGACCTGGTTTAATCTTGAGAGAATCGCTTACTTTCTGGGAGCGGCTCCGGAGACGATTGAATATGTGAAGGGATACCTGGGCTGGATCTCGATATTCGCGGTATTCTTTATTGTTTCCTATAACATGGAGATTTTCGTGAAAACGGACGGCTGCCCGCCGCTTCAGATGGCCGGGGTAATGACGAGTGCGGTTACCAATATTGTACTGGATTATTTCTTTGTTATGAAGTTACACATGGGCGTGGAGGGAGCCGCCATTGCTACGGGTATAGCGCAGGTGGTTTCCACAACGCTGTTCCTTTTGTATTTCCGTTTCCGTTCCAAACGGCTGTATTTCTGTAAGTTCAAGTGGAATCTGAAGCTTTACCGGAGAATTATTCCGCTGGGTCTTTCTGACAGTATCACCGAGATGTCGGGCGGCCTTGTGATTTTCCTGTTTAACCATATGATTCTGAGTGTGATTGGAAACAAGGGAATCGTCAGCTACACCGTTATTTCCTATATGAATACGCTGGCTCTCAACAGTATGGCGGGAATCAGCCAGGGAGCGCAGCCGCTTGTCAGTTTCCAATATGGAGCCGGGGAGCAGAAGAAGTACCGGCAGCTGTTCCGGTATTCCGTCATATCGGCCTGTATTTCGGCTGTGGTGTTCCTGTTTATAGCAGAGGGGATGCCTCAGGCAGTGGTGGGACTGTTCCTGGGAAATGCCGATCAGGAGCTGTCGGCCTACACGGCGGACGCGCTCCGCATGTATGGTCTTTCCTTCGCCATCGTCGGATTTAACGTGGTGACGGCCGGTTTCTTTACGGCGATTGAGCGGCCAATTTACTCCGTGGTGATTTCCTCCGCCAGAAGTTTTATTCTCTTGTCGGCCTGCCTCGTTGTTATGACGGCTCTGATTGGGGAGAACGGAATCTGGCTGTCCACCGTAGTATCGGAAACACTGTGCCTCTGCATCACCCTGTTTTTCTTCTGGCGTTACAAAAAAGCAGGCAGTTTTAGCGGAAGCAGGGTGAAAAACAGTGTGGCTCCGGTATCGGAGAATACCCTGTAGATTACCGGGGGCTGACTCATTCCCGGACAATAAAAAAGCCCCGTATGGAACGGCAAAACGCACGGACCATATGGGGCTTTACTAAATATACGCGCCGGAACGTGTTTTCCCAAAACGCGCCTGTCATTCCAATTGTCACAGCGGGAAGATGTCGAGCCTCATAATCTTTCCATCTTCATCTATCTCGGTGATATAGGCGGTTACCGGGACAACCCGGTCGCCGTATTCAATGAAATAGCACACGTTGTCGTCTGCCTTGTGTACCGTGTTGGTGATTGGGAACGGGCCTCCGTTGAAACCGAATCTGTGATGGAACATCATTTCAATGGCCATCTTTCCCTCCAGATGCATGATATCCTTGTTGAGTTTCAGAAACGATGTATCGTGTAAGATTCCCTTTTCATTAAATAAATCGGCCAGGCCGATATTGTCGCCTTTTTTCATGCACTCCATGTATTGTTCTAAAATGCGCATAGCTTTTGCTCCCTTCTGATTATAATCAATATAAAATACGGCTGAAGTCCGTCCTGTTTTTTTATTGAAACCGTTCGTTAGTATAAAAAAAGTATGAGCCTTCGGTTTCTAGAAACGCTCGGAACGGAGCAGGGCGTCGATTCCGCCGTCTACAAACAGGATAACGCCGTTGATGCCGCTGGCCAGAGGTGATGCCAGGAAAACGATGGCATTGGCGATCTCGGAAGCGTCCAGGAATTCCTTGCGGCCGTATCTGGTGGGGATGGGAATCAGCAGGGCTGCGTCCATTTGTTTCTCCGTCATGCCTTTTGTCATCGGTGTGGTAGTGTTGCCGGGAGCTACCGCGTTGATGCGCAGTCCGTCTGCAGCCCAGGAAGAAGATACACGGCGCACCCAGCGGGCCAGGGCGTGTTTGGATGAGCTGTAGCAGGACGGTGTTTTGTCCGGCGGGATATGGCCGGCAAATTCCATGGTGGCGCTCTCATCGGCCACATTGGAGAGCATGTCGACCCAGTCTCTTTTTACGGTTGCGTTCGTAATGGAGTTGGACGAGGTTACAACGCAGTTGCCGCCCTTTTTCTTCAGCAGGGGGCGCAGGCCGTCGGCAATGGCAATTGCCGCAAAGAAATTCAGTGCAAAAATTTTCTTGGGCGGAGCGGTAGGTCCGACACCGGCGTTGCAGATAACGCCGTCGATGCCGTCCGGATATTTTAAAAATACGGCCTTAATGGCTCCCTTTCTTCCCTCATCTGTGGAGAGATCCGCAGTATAATCTCCTCCGTTAAAGTCAATGTTAAATACTTCGTGGCCTTCGTCCTCCAGTTTCTTGCGGGCTTCGGCTCCTATTCCGGTAGTTCCTCCGGTAATTACATAGATACTCATTCTCCTCACCTCATTTTCTAAAATCCAAACGGCCGACGTACGGTTTCGATGCGCTGTCGATTGGTGTGCCCCCAATTATAGTAAGCTCAAAAGTATTTGTCAAACTATTTTGTTTTTATTGTGAAGAACGTAACAATTGCAAATAGAACTGTTAAAGTTATAACGCTTGTTAAAAAAATAATATGAATAATCAGATAATTGCCCAGACCCTTTATTTTAAAGCATTTTACTGCACCCGGAGAGGAAAAGGCAGGAAGGGCAAAACAGGGCGCCTCCCATCGGAGAGTGTGGGAAAACGGGGTGAAAAAAACATTTTTTTGACAATATATTTTATATTGTTTTCAGAATGCCGTGCCTGAGCGGAAGCGCTGTCCATAAACAGCAATGCGGACAATAACCTGTTATGATTCCTGCCCTTCGGGACTTGACAAAGAACGTATTCTGGCGTAAAATCAAGTTTACCGAAAAATTATAGAAAACACAATTTGATAGAGTCAAAAAGCGTTGAAGGGGACTATTAAATCTTTAAACACATCCAGAGAGGAAACCGGCGGTGAGAGGTTTTCGTGTCAAGGAAGGTTGAACCTGCCCCGGAGCCATGCATGAAAGTGTATCGTAGATCCGGCGTTAACGGATAAAAAGTGAACCGCGTACCGATGTCTCAGACCAGATGCCGAAACCGGTTAAATTGGGTGGTACCGCCGAAGAATGTTAAGCCATTCGGTCCCTTCGATCATTTCGATGACGAAGAGATCGCGTGGCTTTTTTAATTCATAGGAAATTATGTCTTATGAATCAAAAAACGCTCCGCGAGGATGCACATGCCGTGCAGAGGTAAATAGTTGCTGAAGCAACCGCGCGGCAGCACAAGAATCCTGCCCGCGGGATTCTTTGCTCTATCAGGCATAAGAGTTCTACAAGCGGAACTCAGCATTATTTGACAGGAAAGAAAAAATAAAAGAGGAGAGTCATTATGGCAAAGGACAAAAAATTAGTTGAAGCCATCACGTCCATGGATGTGGATTTCGCACAGTGGTATACGGATGTGGTGAAGAAAGCAGAATTGATCGATTACTCCAGCGTAAAGGGCTGTATGGTAATTAAACCGGCCGGATACGCTATCTGGGAGAACATCCAGAGGGAACTGGACCGGAGATTTAAGGAGACGGGTGTACAGAACGTATACATGCCGATGTTTATCCCGGAGAGCCTGCTTCAGAAAGAGAAGGATCACGTGGAGGGATTTGCGCCGGAGGTTGCCTGGGTGACCATGGGAGGCCTTGAGCCGCTTCCTGAAAAAATGTGTGTAAGACCGACGTCCGAGACCTTGTTCTGTGATTTCTATGCAAGGGATATCCAGTCCTACCGCGACCTTCCGAAGTTATACAACCAGTGGTGTTCGGTTGTACGCTGGGAAAAGACAACCAGACCGTTCCTGCGTTCCAGGGAATTCTTATGGCAGGAGGGGCATACGGCACATGCTACGGCAGAGCAGGCAGAAGAGAGAACAGAGATGATGTTAAATCTCTACGCCGATTTCTGTGAGGAAGTGCTGGCAATGC is part of the [Clostridium] symbiosum genome and encodes:
- a CDS encoding MerR family transcriptional regulator, producing the protein MNNSYKIKEISRLYGLCSDTLRYYEEQGLLSPKRGQNGYRIFGVQDIGKLNIIRSLRELDIPLERIREYINNRDIESTLSLLEEEEALILTQIARLKEKYKDIETRKKELLEDRLTEDRKFTIRHFDARPCFQLTEDIILENDVDFVLKKLENRYEDNIHIIGIKGFGAEMDPASIEQGIYNHFRSVFFISDWDNHSSVIPEGHYASLFYWGMYEQRISEVFAELMERIRDAGCESCGAPLELYHIDMNDTKRHEEYLTELQVLVKGM
- a CDS encoding MATE family efflux transporter, with product MLLKKFCRFVIPSIISMWIFALYTMVDGIFVARGVGEYALAAVNLSMPYTIFIFSLGLMMATGTSTLIAIFMGEGKEEEARNTFNQNLVILIAAGLSVSLLTWFNLERIAYFLGAAPETIEYVKGYLGWISIFAVFFIVSYNMEIFVKTDGCPPLQMAGVMTSAVTNIVLDYFFVMKLHMGVEGAAIATGIAQVVSTTLFLLYFRFRSKRLYFCKFKWNLKLYRRIIPLGLSDSITEMSGGLVIFLFNHMILSVIGNKGIVSYTVISYMNTLALNSMAGISQGAQPLVSFQYGAGEQKKYRQLFRYSVISACISAVVFLFIAEGMPQAVVGLFLGNADQELSAYTADALRMYGLSFAIVGFNVVTAGFFTAIERPIYSVVISSARSFILLSACLVVMTALIGENGIWLSTVVSETLCLCITLFFFWRYKKAGSFSGSRVKNSVAPVSENTL
- a CDS encoding alpha/beta fold hydrolase, translating into MKLYYRECGKGQPMILLHGNGEDGTYFEKQIRFFSKKYRVIAIDTRGHGKSPRGTAPFTLEQFAEDLKNFLDEKKLKRIILLGFSDGGNIALTFALRYPEYVDRLILNGANLNPFGVTPSVQIPIAAEYGLCRLRRMAPKLSGEKMTVKKAAGSAKTPKERERYKGSLEQKTELLGLMVKGPWIHPTELKKLKMPVLIIAGTQDMIRDGHTRQIHRAIPGSRLKLIRGDHFIALKKSAEFNHAVAAFLHATEGSMTMTMKRLWADRHPGRLDHEDGVDFSVLVPLVKKDGEYHLLFEVRSDVLKSQPGEVCFPGGAVERGETRKEAAIRETMEELGIYENQIDMIAPLDILITPANMGVYPFLAELKGYRGTFSAAEVDHIFTVPLKWFLAHEPECYSTEVQTIPGKDFPFELIPNGEEYHWRKGKYKVMFYQYGNQVIWGMTAKILHSFIQRCKEEMGMKK
- a CDS encoding SDR family oxidoreductase — translated: MSIYVITGGTTGIGAEARKKLEDEGHEVFNIDFNGGDYTADLSTDEGRKGAIKAVFLKYPDGIDGVICNAGVGPTAPPKKIFALNFFAAIAIADGLRPLLKKKGGNCVVTSSNSITNATVKRDWVDMLSNVADESATMEFAGHIPPDKTPSCYSSSKHALARWVRRVSSSWAADGLRINAVAPGNTTTPMTKGMTEKQMDAALLIPIPTRYGRKEFLDASEIANAIVFLASPLASGINGVILFVDGGIDALLRSERF